The proteins below come from a single Halobacillus salinarum genomic window:
- a CDS encoding SCO family protein has translation MRGIVFALLAVLFILSACGGKIETNMSEKVQPFRFTTEEQKQLSNKDLEGQWWVADTIFTSCKTVCPPMTRNMAALQKKAKKKDLDVQFVSFSVDPSHDTPKQLKKFGDKFGADYSNWTFLTGYDFKTIKKFSIKSFRNLVDHISGSDQVMHGTSFFLINPEGKVIKKYKGTSNKEMDKIINDLTKVQ, from the coding sequence ATGAGAGGCATTGTTTTTGCACTTCTTGCCGTATTATTTATCTTGAGTGCGTGTGGAGGGAAAATAGAGACTAATATGTCAGAAAAGGTCCAGCCCTTTAGGTTTACGACTGAAGAACAGAAACAACTAAGTAATAAAGATTTAGAAGGCCAGTGGTGGGTTGCCGATACTATTTTTACAAGCTGTAAAACGGTATGTCCCCCGATGACAAGAAATATGGCTGCTCTGCAAAAGAAAGCCAAAAAGAAAGACTTGGATGTCCAATTTGTGTCGTTCAGTGTTGATCCTTCACATGACACTCCGAAACAATTGAAAAAGTTTGGGGATAAGTTTGGTGCTGATTATAGCAATTGGACGTTTTTAACGGGATACGATTTTAAAACGATTAAAAAATTCTCAATCAAATCATTTCGGAATTTAGTGGATCACATTTCAGGTTCAGATCAAGTCATGCATGGAACGAGTTTCTTTTTAATCAATCCAGAAGGGAAAGTCATAAAAAAATATAAGGGAACGAGCAATAAAGAGATGGATAAAATCATCAATGATTTAACAAAAGTCCAATAG
- a CDS encoding sensor histidine kinase — protein MGINSLRQFMNDIGLKQKIWLTIAAVSLITVVISLGLTYFLYQKFYVDEQKELLFLQGRNLEKIYISEGEGEGFQQRLNWINNNSKAHTIYTKDPMKLSAALPYEKKLTETLITFKERQQLLNGQTVTMVRKHPMFEKDILAVAIPLKDQDELSGALFLYMPLEDVYGPFKSIRLILTAALLIILFVVVWAGRKIASQIIQPIKKMETISERMANGDFSKRIDTTSSDEVGALAKSFNRLAGSLEDVENQRKEFLQNVSHELRTPLSYMRGYTEAILEGVVDSEEERQRYLQIIHQETARLSRLVHDLLDLAQLEGDSYPMKKEPIAFAQLVADVVERFKLRIEEKNIDLNLHLNEEAIIEGDSDRLEQVVSNLLDNAIRYSEENAKINISVDLSGDEVTLSLQDTGKGIPQKDLENIMDRFYRVNKSRTRIEGGVGLGLAIVKQIILKHEGDIRIHSTPGEGTVIVLTFGPLDLDKF, from the coding sequence TTGGGTATAAATTCACTTAGACAGTTCATGAATGATATAGGATTGAAACAAAAGATTTGGCTGACTATCGCGGCTGTGTCGCTCATTACCGTTGTTATTAGTCTTGGGTTGACTTATTTTTTATATCAAAAATTTTATGTGGATGAACAAAAAGAACTGCTTTTTCTGCAAGGAAGAAACCTTGAAAAGATCTACATAAGTGAAGGAGAAGGAGAAGGCTTTCAGCAACGACTGAATTGGATCAACAATAATTCTAAAGCCCATACGATTTATACGAAGGATCCTATGAAATTAAGTGCAGCTCTTCCTTATGAAAAAAAACTGACGGAAACTCTTATCACTTTTAAAGAGAGACAGCAATTATTGAACGGACAAACCGTTACGATGGTTCGAAAACATCCAATGTTTGAGAAAGACATTTTAGCTGTGGCCATTCCGCTTAAGGATCAGGATGAACTTTCAGGTGCGCTTTTTTTGTACATGCCTCTCGAGGATGTGTATGGACCGTTTAAATCAATTCGGTTAATTTTAACAGCTGCTCTTTTAATTATTTTATTCGTTGTAGTTTGGGCAGGGAGGAAGATCGCAAGTCAAATCATTCAGCCGATTAAAAAAATGGAAACGATTTCGGAACGAATGGCGAATGGGGATTTTTCTAAGCGGATCGACACTACTTCTTCAGATGAAGTAGGGGCATTAGCTAAATCCTTTAACCGTTTAGCTGGTTCTCTAGAAGATGTTGAAAACCAGCGGAAAGAATTTCTTCAAAATGTTTCCCACGAACTTCGAACACCGTTAAGTTATATGCGGGGCTATACAGAGGCCATTTTAGAGGGAGTGGTGGACTCCGAAGAGGAACGACAAAGGTATCTTCAAATTATCCATCAAGAAACTGCACGTTTATCAAGGCTTGTCCATGATTTGCTTGATCTTGCCCAATTGGAAGGCGATTCCTACCCGATGAAGAAAGAACCTATTGCCTTTGCTCAATTAGTAGCTGATGTAGTGGAGCGGTTCAAACTTAGAATAGAAGAAAAAAATATAGATCTAAACTTACACCTTAATGAGGAGGCCATTATAGAAGGCGATTCAGATCGATTAGAACAAGTTGTCAGTAATCTGTTGGATAATGCGATCCGGTACTCAGAAGAAAATGCAAAAATTAATATTTCAGTGGACCTTTCCGGGGATGAGGTGACCCTGAGCCTTCAAGATACTGGGAAAGGCATTCCACAAAAGGATTTAGAAAATATTATGGATCGTTTTTATCGAGTGAATAAATCTCGAACAAGAATTGAAGGTGGGGTCGGCCTCGGTCTTGCCATCGTTAAGCAGATAATTTTGAAACACGAAGGGGACATTAGGATTCATTCAACGCCTGGGGAAGGAACGGTCATTGTTTTAACATTTGGTCCGCTTGATCTGGATAAATTCTAA
- a CDS encoding response regulator transcription factor, giving the protein MNILVVDDEENMVQLISSYLKAHHYHVYSAGDGIEAIDLLRERAIDLILLDIMMPNMDGLTACRQIRDFSNIPIIMLTAKSNEDDRVTGLKMGADDYIIKPFSPRELMARVEAALRRTQGYNKGSEGVFQRDGLTVDLNGHVVQVNGSTINLTRKEFLLLSFLVQHRGQVFTREQILDHIWGLESLGTTRTVDTHIKTLRLKLKTAGDYIQTVWGVGYKFT; this is encoded by the coding sequence ATGAACATTCTGGTCGTTGATGATGAAGAAAATATGGTGCAGCTCATCAGTTCTTATTTAAAAGCACATCATTATCATGTGTATTCAGCAGGTGATGGCATTGAAGCAATTGATTTACTGAGGGAGAGAGCGATTGATTTAATTCTTCTTGACATAATGATGCCGAACATGGATGGCCTAACTGCCTGCCGGCAAATACGCGATTTTTCTAACATTCCCATTATTATGCTCACTGCAAAGAGCAACGAAGATGACCGTGTGACAGGTCTGAAAATGGGAGCGGATGATTACATTATAAAGCCGTTTAGTCCAAGAGAGTTAATGGCCAGAGTAGAAGCAGCTCTTAGAAGGACGCAAGGCTATAATAAAGGCAGTGAAGGAGTATTTCAGCGTGATGGGTTAACTGTTGATTTGAATGGTCATGTCGTTCAAGTAAATGGTTCAACGATCAATCTGACAAGGAAGGAATTTCTCCTCCTCTCCTTCCTGGTGCAGCACCGGGGCCAGGTTTTCACTAGAGAGCAGATATTAGATCACATATGGGGGTTAGAAAGTCTAGGCACTACCAGAACGGTGGATACCCATATTAAGACACTCAGGCTGAAATTAAAGACTGCTGGTGACTACATTCAAACGGTTTGGGGGGTTGGGTATAAATTCACTTAG
- a CDS encoding beta-propeller fold lactonase family protein, translating to MTRISLLSFVCLLFLLSGCKNETLNLPEQAEDAVLVSHLKDSGLSFINKDTERVLGSVKLDSAIAAMVRIHKSEIAFTSKNEHVLYLLNTKSGKLKKWGDVGSGVNELIYSPENHQVYLADSDNNQIQVFDTEREKVTVKIPVGKFPLSMTIDHKKNLLYVLNQQSSSIHVINLNTYKVIDEFPTPHLPEGLLLKGSKLFVGGHGPVHGKLNKYVYIFDPSTGEEVGEVKVGLMPVSFYSPSDSSEVYVVCHGSSELYKFSVADPSETHKLKVGTNPFEVTGSDKRIYVSSMDSNSLSIINKDSFQITSKINISGGPFSIIEGGIADEHSGR from the coding sequence ATGACGAGAATCTCTTTATTAAGCTTCGTATGCCTTTTGTTTCTGCTTTCAGGCTGTAAAAATGAAACATTAAATCTCCCTGAACAAGCAGAAGACGCCGTACTAGTCTCTCATCTAAAAGACAGCGGGCTTTCATTCATAAATAAAGATACCGAAAGAGTGCTGGGCTCTGTGAAGTTGGATTCCGCCATTGCTGCTATGGTGAGGATTCACAAGTCTGAAATTGCATTTACAAGTAAAAATGAACATGTCCTATACTTATTAAATACTAAAAGTGGAAAGTTAAAAAAATGGGGAGATGTAGGTTCGGGAGTCAATGAACTCATATATAGCCCAGAGAACCACCAAGTGTATCTGGCCGATAGCGATAATAATCAAATTCAGGTTTTTGATACAGAGAGAGAAAAAGTAACCGTAAAGATCCCAGTAGGAAAGTTTCCTTTATCCATGACGATCGATCATAAGAAAAACCTTCTCTATGTACTCAACCAGCAGAGCTCTTCGATTCACGTTATTAATTTGAATACATATAAAGTGATCGATGAGTTTCCCACTCCTCATCTTCCTGAGGGGCTTCTATTAAAAGGGTCTAAACTATTCGTAGGTGGCCATGGTCCTGTTCACGGAAAATTAAACAAGTACGTATATATATTTGATCCATCTACAGGAGAAGAAGTTGGGGAAGTAAAGGTTGGTTTAATGCCCGTAAGTTTTTACAGTCCTTCCGACAGCTCTGAGGTCTATGTTGTTTGTCACGGGTCCAGTGAACTTTACAAATTTTCGGTGGCTGACCCTTCAGAAACCCATAAATTAAAAGTTGGGACGAATCCTTTTGAAGTGACGGGCAGCGATAAGCGGATTTACGTCTCCAGTATGGACAGTAACTCCTTGTCTATTATTAATAAAGATTCCTTTCAAATAACATCGAAAATTAATATCAGCGGGGGACCATTCTCAATTATTGAAGGGGGAATTGCTGATGAACATTCTGGTCGTTGA
- a CDS encoding PepSY-associated TM helix domain-containing protein, which produces MNTGTYNRFWRWHFYAALFITPLLITLTLSGIGYLFYTNVENAVYDHYFFDNSTKEEQLTIDEGISSAEDRFPNYSLSKVIVLEDPYNLRLTLTNNQGEQKYVFLDDHYQMVGSQNAKYTFSNFMRNFHSSLFVGGTFVNYLVELAACWAVFLLLSGIYMTIKGKVFKRKERMNKRQKFKKWHALIGTIITIPMLIIIFTGLPWSAVMGNKIYTAAHNYPAIGIPELKQNPPTSEVNEIPWATRKDEKPSSATKKETEASGTTAPQRINIETLMAKADKEGIIKPYSIVYPQDEKGVFTIAKGSNSGVTGLDVSPYQEVTTYFDQYSGKMISTVGYEDYGILQKWFTWGIPLHEGHLFGWLNKVLNLLVCLSFLTVIFMGVKTWLARKKKGKLSSPPQISKRVSIGFIAMMAFLGLIMPLFGLSLILIVLTEIILWFYNRNKTDQMESHSEVRKNSIK; this is translated from the coding sequence GTGAATACTGGTACTTACAATCGTTTCTGGCGCTGGCACTTTTATGCTGCGCTTTTTATAACACCTCTGCTCATTACTTTGACGCTTAGCGGAATCGGTTACTTGTTTTATACCAATGTTGAAAATGCTGTCTATGACCATTACTTTTTTGACAATAGTACAAAGGAAGAGCAGCTAACTATTGATGAAGGAATTTCATCAGCGGAAGACCGTTTTCCAAATTATTCATTATCGAAAGTCATCGTCTTGGAGGATCCCTATAACCTGCGTTTGACGTTGACCAATAATCAAGGAGAACAAAAGTATGTATTTCTCGATGATCACTATCAAATGGTCGGCAGCCAGAATGCAAAATATACGTTCTCCAATTTTATGCGAAATTTCCATAGTTCTCTATTCGTAGGGGGCACATTCGTTAACTACTTAGTGGAATTAGCCGCATGCTGGGCCGTTTTCTTATTATTATCAGGGATCTACATGACTATTAAAGGAAAAGTATTTAAGCGAAAAGAGCGAATGAACAAACGGCAAAAGTTCAAAAAATGGCATGCCCTTATAGGAACGATCATTACAATTCCAATGTTAATTATTATTTTCACCGGGCTTCCGTGGTCTGCAGTTATGGGAAACAAGATCTACACTGCAGCACATAATTACCCGGCAATAGGAATTCCAGAATTGAAGCAGAACCCACCAACCTCTGAAGTAAACGAAATTCCTTGGGCAACCAGAAAAGACGAGAAGCCTAGTTCTGCCACAAAGAAGGAAACGGAAGCTTCAGGCACTACTGCACCGCAAAGAATAAATATCGAGACATTGATGGCAAAGGCAGACAAAGAAGGGATAATAAAACCATATTCTATCGTATATCCCCAAGATGAAAAAGGTGTGTTTACCATTGCTAAAGGAAGCAATAGTGGAGTAACAGGCCTCGATGTGAGCCCATATCAAGAAGTAACCACCTATTTTGACCAATACAGCGGCAAGATGATTTCTACAGTGGGTTATGAAGACTACGGGATCTTACAAAAATGGTTTACATGGGGGATTCCTCTTCACGAAGGGCATCTATTTGGCTGGTTGAATAAAGTCCTTAATCTCTTAGTGTGCCTTAGTTTTCTTACCGTCATTTTCATGGGAGTGAAAACCTGGCTGGCTCGAAAAAAGAAAGGAAAACTATCCTCTCCGCCGCAAATTTCAAAGCGAGTTTCTATAGGATTTATTGCTATGATGGCCTTTTTAGGATTAATCATGCCTTTGTTTGGTCTATCGCTCATTCTAATTGTGTTGACCGAAATTATCCTCTGGTTTTACAACAGAAACAAAACAGATCAAATGGAAAGCCATTCAGAGGTGCGAAAAAATTCGATAAAGTGA
- a CDS encoding VanW family protein, giving the protein MKIAILTLGFLLFQPFMHVSALSITDNGQEIIQVDRQDFLLKLEPFIDQEKTQKFVEKLDKRISEDPVNAKIGESGEIISGVNGYKIHQKELTEQLYAFLYSGKQAEIRIPKLAVHPKVDSELLAEIRTKQIGHYVTYFNSNNEERSHNIRLASEALDSHVVFPGEVFSFNKVVGKRTKEKGYRNAPVIVKGEVTEGIGGGICQVSSTLFNSVDKAGVKVMERYSHSKQVPYVPPGRDATVSWYGPDFTFKNQYNQPLLIRSKVYGGQMSITIYSSEVINYDPQSVPDANKKLPEESDQSSDPK; this is encoded by the coding sequence ATGAAAATTGCTATCCTAACTTTAGGTTTTCTATTGTTCCAACCCTTTATGCATGTCAGTGCCCTATCTATAACTGATAATGGACAAGAAATTATACAAGTTGATCGACAAGATTTCTTGTTAAAATTAGAACCGTTCATTGATCAGGAAAAAACTCAGAAGTTTGTTGAAAAATTGGACAAACGAATTAGTGAGGATCCTGTTAATGCCAAGATAGGCGAGTCAGGAGAAATTATTTCAGGGGTAAACGGCTATAAAATCCACCAGAAGGAGTTAACAGAACAGCTATACGCATTTCTGTATAGTGGAAAGCAGGCGGAGATCAGAATACCGAAACTTGCTGTTCATCCGAAAGTAGATAGTGAACTGCTTGCTGAGATCCGTACGAAGCAGATCGGGCATTATGTCACTTATTTTAATTCCAACAATGAAGAACGCTCTCATAATATCCGGCTTGCCTCTGAAGCGCTTGACAGCCATGTTGTATTTCCAGGAGAGGTCTTTTCTTTTAATAAAGTAGTTGGAAAAAGGACGAAGGAAAAGGGCTACAGAAATGCCCCGGTCATTGTGAAAGGGGAAGTAACGGAAGGAATTGGTGGAGGCATCTGCCAGGTTTCTTCAACCCTGTTTAATTCAGTAGACAAAGCAGGGGTCAAAGTGATGGAGCGTTATTCCCACAGCAAACAAGTTCCTTACGTCCCGCCTGGCCGCGATGCTACAGTGAGCTGGTATGGTCCTGACTTTACCTTTAAGAATCAGTACAACCAGCCATTGCTGATTCGATCAAAGGTATATGGCGGTCAAATGAGTATTACGATCTACTCTTCTGAAGTGATTAATTATGATCCTCAAAGTGTGCCGGACGCCAATAAGAAGCTGCCTGAAGAAAGCGATCAATCGTCTGATCCTAAGTAA
- a CDS encoding ribose-phosphate diphosphokinase, translating into MSSKSDMKLFTLNSNAPLAREISEILEVPLGKSSVVRFSDGEIQINIEESVRGADIYLIQSTSQPVNEHLMELLIMIDAMKRASARTINVVIPYYGYARQDRKARPREPITAKLIANLLEDAGVSRVVTLDLHAPQIQGFFDIPVDQLLGVPILAEYYKEQGIEDVVVVAPDTSGLSRARRMANILDAPIAFIDKRRPEPHAAEVMNVVGSIEGRNVIIVDDMIDTAETIIQAASALTESGVKNIYACGTHAVLSDPAVTKIENSPVKELVFTNSVYLPEEKKIDKMKTLSVGPLLADALLRVQHEVSVSALFN; encoded by the coding sequence ATGAGCTCGAAATCGGATATGAAATTGTTCACTCTAAATTCCAACGCACCTTTAGCACGTGAAATTTCTGAAATTCTCGAGGTGCCATTAGGAAAAAGCTCGGTCGTCCGTTTTAGCGACGGCGAGATTCAAATCAATATTGAAGAAAGTGTGAGAGGAGCGGATATTTACTTAATTCAATCTACCTCTCAGCCTGTGAACGAGCACCTAATGGAACTGCTGATTATGATCGATGCTATGAAACGCGCGTCAGCAAGAACCATTAATGTTGTAATCCCTTATTATGGATACGCCAGACAGGACAGAAAAGCCCGTCCTCGTGAACCGATCACAGCAAAATTGATTGCGAACTTACTCGAAGACGCAGGGGTCTCCCGTGTCGTTACTTTGGATCTCCACGCTCCGCAAATCCAAGGTTTCTTTGATATCCCTGTTGACCAGCTGCTCGGTGTTCCAATCCTTGCAGAATACTACAAAGAACAAGGAATCGAAGACGTCGTGGTCGTTGCCCCGGACACGAGCGGTTTGAGCCGGGCAAGGAGAATGGCCAATATATTAGATGCTCCAATTGCTTTCATAGACAAACGACGACCTGAGCCCCATGCAGCTGAGGTCATGAATGTAGTTGGTTCTATCGAAGGCAGGAATGTCATTATTGTCGATGATATGATTGATACGGCGGAAACCATTATTCAAGCGGCCTCAGCTCTTACAGAAAGCGGGGTAAAGAATATTTACGCCTGCGGTACTCATGCGGTATTATCAGACCCTGCTGTCACTAAAATCGAGAATTCACCTGTAAAAGAACTTGTGTTTACTAACTCAGTTTACTTACCAGAGGAGAAGAAGATCGACAAAATGAAAACTCTATCTGTCGGGCCGTTGTTAGCGGATGCGTTATTAAGGGTGCAGCATGAGGTTTCAGTAAGTGCGCTGTTTAATTAA
- a CDS encoding SDR family oxidoreductase, which translates to MKVLVVGANGQIGKHVVSLIQDSEGLEARAMIRKEEQAASFENLGAETAVVDLEDDIKTISKAAEGVDAVVFTAGSGPNTGKDKTILIDLDGAVKTMEAAKAAGVKRFVLISSFDTRREAIQAASESFAPYVAAKHYADEWLKRADLDYTIIHPGRLTNDKGKGQVHAAVEVERNEIPREDVAAVIVASLENEASIGKEFQVVTGNTKIEEAVASI; encoded by the coding sequence ATGAAAGTACTTGTCGTAGGGGCAAATGGTCAAATAGGTAAACACGTGGTTTCTTTAATTCAAGACAGTGAAGGTTTGGAAGCGAGAGCGATGATCCGCAAAGAAGAGCAGGCCGCTTCTTTTGAAAATCTAGGGGCGGAAACAGCAGTGGTCGATCTGGAAGATGACATCAAAACGATTTCAAAAGCAGCAGAAGGTGTAGATGCGGTTGTTTTCACGGCAGGTTCTGGTCCAAATACAGGGAAAGACAAAACGATTCTTATTGATTTAGACGGAGCTGTGAAGACAATGGAAGCGGCAAAAGCAGCAGGTGTGAAACGGTTTGTCCTGATCAGTTCATTTGATACGAGACGGGAAGCCATCCAGGCTGCTTCCGAATCCTTTGCTCCATATGTGGCTGCCAAGCATTATGCGGATGAATGGTTGAAGAGAGCGGACTTGGATTATACGATAATCCATCCCGGCAGACTTACTAATGACAAAGGAAAAGGTCAGGTTCATGCAGCGGTAGAAGTAGAGAGAAATGAAATTCCAAGGGAAGATGTGGCTGCTGTCATCGTAGCTTCACTAGAGAATGAAGCTTCCATAGGCAAGGAATTTCAAGTCGTGACTGGAAACACGAAGATTGAGGAAGCGGTCGCCTCTATTTAA
- a CDS encoding ATP-dependent 6-phosphofructokinase, whose protein sequence is MNKIGVLTSGEDAPGMNAAIRAVVRSGLYYGKEMVGIKYGFEGAINGNIQEMDAGTVGSILQRGGTILQSRLCEEISTDDGQRKAIETLKKSGIDALVIIGGREALQTARELANKDFPCIGIPATIDNDIPCIDDSIGFDTALNTVIDYIDRIRDTASSHEKTSIIEVMGKDTGALALWSGLAGGAENILIPEKKEDAEDIVEHVKSGGGRTKRYSIIVVAEGIGRGTDFSTKLKEEAGIDSRVIVLGHTQRGGAPTARDRALASRLGAYAIDLLLNNESGKLAGFHNNQLVNYNLAEVFTQKPRIEESMYHLSRRLSL, encoded by the coding sequence ATGAATAAGATTGGTGTATTAACAAGCGGAGAAGACGCTCCAGGGATGAATGCCGCGATTCGTGCAGTCGTACGATCCGGCTTATATTATGGGAAAGAAATGGTTGGGATAAAATACGGTTTTGAGGGAGCCATCAATGGTAACATACAGGAAATGGATGCAGGCACTGTAGGTTCTATCCTTCAAAGAGGAGGTACCATCCTGCAATCGAGATTGTGTGAAGAGATCTCAACTGATGATGGACAGCGAAAAGCAATTGAAACATTAAAAAAGTCAGGCATTGATGCCCTTGTAATTATTGGTGGCAGAGAGGCATTACAAACGGCAAGAGAATTAGCGAATAAGGATTTTCCGTGTATAGGGATTCCAGCTACTATTGATAATGATATTCCTTGTATCGATGATTCCATAGGCTTTGATACAGCCTTAAATACGGTCATTGATTACATTGACCGTATCCGTGATACGGCTTCTTCCCACGAGAAAACATCGATCATAGAAGTGATGGGAAAGGATACCGGTGCCTTAGCATTATGGTCGGGCTTAGCTGGGGGAGCTGAGAATATTTTGATTCCTGAAAAGAAAGAAGACGCAGAGGATATTGTGGAACACGTGAAAAGCGGAGGCGGACGAACGAAAAGGTACAGCATCATTGTAGTAGCAGAAGGCATTGGCAGGGGAACCGATTTCAGCACCAAACTGAAAGAAGAAGCGGGTATTGATTCCCGAGTCATTGTATTAGGCCATACCCAGCGCGGCGGGGCTCCTACGGCTAGAGACCGGGCGTTAGCCAGTCGTCTAGGGGCTTACGCAATCGATTTATTGTTAAACAACGAATCGGGAAAATTGGCTGGATTTCATAATAATCAACTAGTGAACTATAACTTAGCGGAGGTTTTTACACAAAAGCCACGCATTGAGGAAAGTATGTATCATCTATCTAGAAGGTTATCTTTATAA
- a CDS encoding M4 family metallopeptidase: MKKKIVSSTLALTLALTGLGAGAGTVHAEQSKVKINKQYQTPSYIIEKWEMPKVPSIKKVTHSPEDITFAFLNAHKDQFKLKGNMQNKFKVVETKKDKIEETTHVRLVEEHEGVPIYGSSQTVSLNEDKQVKAFFGQVVPNLDEKDLNATPVLAADEAEEIANASIQEKIGEVEAYDAEPSGGLYFYEHDGEFHLTYVVKASTSTPEPGYWHYFIDAMTGKILNSYNAIDHVKAFGEGVLGDKKMFEATYADGAYHLYDSTRGEGIDTFDALHLSPDWFNLFSQLLGYHGEEVTSDHKFFSDPASVDAHVNAAKVYDYYQSTFGRDSFDDEGARLISSVHVGESWNNAAWNGVQMMYGDGDGITFLPLSGGLDVIGHELTHAVTDRTADLVYENEPGALNESLSDIIGSMVDRDDWLMGEDIYTPGVEGDGLRSLKDPSSVPNPLDPEKGYPDHYSELYTGDLDNGGVHVNSSINNKAAYLVSEGGTHYGVKVKGVGRKATEQIYYKALTDYLTATSDFSMMRQAAIQAAGDLYGENSEEVTAVVKAYDAVGVE; encoded by the coding sequence TTGAAGAAGAAAATAGTTTCATCGACGTTAGCACTCACACTTGCTCTGACGGGGCTCGGGGCTGGAGCAGGCACCGTACATGCAGAACAAAGCAAAGTAAAAATAAATAAGCAATATCAAACCCCTTCCTACATTATTGAGAAATGGGAAATGCCAAAGGTTCCATCAATAAAGAAGGTAACTCATTCTCCAGAAGACATTACATTTGCATTTCTTAACGCTCACAAAGATCAGTTTAAACTTAAAGGAAACATGCAGAATAAATTTAAAGTCGTGGAAACGAAGAAAGATAAGATAGAAGAAACGACCCATGTTCGTCTAGTTGAAGAGCACGAAGGTGTACCGATTTATGGATCTTCCCAAACGGTCTCTTTAAACGAGGATAAGCAAGTCAAAGCGTTCTTTGGCCAGGTAGTACCAAATTTGGATGAAAAAGACCTTAACGCGACCCCTGTACTTGCTGCTGATGAAGCAGAAGAAATTGCCAACGCTTCGATTCAAGAAAAAATAGGAGAAGTGGAGGCTTATGATGCTGAACCATCAGGGGGACTCTACTTTTATGAACATGATGGTGAATTCCATTTAACCTATGTCGTCAAGGCTTCAACTTCTACTCCTGAACCCGGTTATTGGCACTATTTTATCGACGCGATGACTGGAAAGATCTTAAACAGCTATAATGCCATTGATCACGTGAAGGCATTTGGTGAAGGTGTTCTTGGAGATAAGAAAATGTTCGAAGCTACGTATGCTGATGGAGCCTATCATTTATATGATTCAACGCGAGGAGAAGGGATAGATACTTTTGACGCACTACACCTTTCGCCCGACTGGTTTAACCTTTTTTCTCAGCTTTTAGGATATCACGGTGAAGAGGTAACCAGCGATCATAAGTTTTTCTCAGACCCTGCTTCTGTAGATGCTCATGTGAATGCTGCTAAAGTATATGATTACTATCAGTCTACTTTCGGCAGAGACTCTTTTGATGATGAGGGCGCAAGACTTATCTCATCGGTTCATGTTGGTGAGTCTTGGAACAATGCAGCTTGGAACGGTGTACAGATGATGTACGGGGATGGAGATGGAATCACCTTCCTTCCATTATCGGGAGGATTGGATGTCATCGGTCATGAATTGACTCACGCTGTAACGGATCGAACAGCTGACCTCGTATATGAAAATGAACCTGGTGCGCTCAATGAATCCTTGTCCGATATCATAGGTTCAATGGTGGACCGTGATGATTGGTTAATGGGAGAAGACATTTACACTCCTGGAGTGGAAGGAGACGGACTCCGTTCGTTGAAAGATCCTTCTTCTGTACCAAATCCGCTTGATCCAGAGAAAGGATATCCCGATCATTATAGTGAACTCTATACAGGGGACTTAGATAATGGTGGTGTGCATGTTAACTCTAGTATTAATAACAAGGCAGCCTATCTTGTATCCGAGGGCGGTACCCACTACGGTGTGAAAGTAAAAGGAGTGGGAAGAAAAGCAACCGAACAAATATATTACAAGGCGCTTACAGATTATTTAACGGCAACCTCGGATTTTAGTATGATGCGTCAAGCAGCCATCCAGGCAGCAGGAGATTTGTATGGAGAAAATTCAGAGGAAGTCACTGCTGTAGTAAAAGCCTATGATGCTGTAGGAGTGGAGTAA